The Candidatus Zixiibacteriota bacterium genome includes a window with the following:
- a CDS encoding YggS family pyridoxal phosphate-dependent enzyme has product MVTYEEFTQRLSQIKANIAGACTVSGRSADDVTIVAVTKTFPASAIAMAVDAGLTNIGESKVQEAEPKIQELGPIARFHLIGHLQSNKAKKAVQIFDMVQSVDSIRLAEEINRRAGEVGKRIDCLIEINSSGEAQKYGMSPEETERCIETISKLPNIMLRGLMTIGPLSDDVNLIRSAFNLTSSLFAHGKEQAGSRFDTLSMGMSGDYQIAIEEGSTMIRLGSILFGSRIKA; this is encoded by the coding sequence ATGGTTACCTACGAAGAATTCACACAACGTCTCAGCCAAATCAAGGCCAATATCGCCGGGGCATGTACTGTCTCCGGCCGCTCAGCGGATGACGTCACCATTGTCGCAGTCACAAAAACTTTTCCAGCGTCGGCAATTGCAATGGCTGTCGATGCCGGCCTAACTAATATCGGCGAGAGCAAAGTCCAGGAAGCCGAGCCAAAAATCCAGGAACTCGGTCCGATAGCTCGCTTTCATTTAATTGGCCATCTCCAGAGCAATAAAGCCAAAAAAGCTGTGCAAATTTTTGATATGGTTCAATCAGTCGATTCGATCCGCTTAGCCGAAGAGATAAACCGCCGCGCCGGTGAAGTGGGTAAGAGAATCGATTGCCTTATTGAGATCAACTCCTCGGGTGAAGCGCAGAAATACGGGATGTCACCGGAAGAAACAGAGCGTTGTATTGAAACGATATCAAAACTTCCGAATATCATGCTTCGCGGTCTGATGACTATCGGGCCATTGAGTGATGATGTCAACCTCATCCGCTCAGCTTTCAACCTCACCTCCTCGCTCTTTGCGCATGGAAAAGAGCAGGCAGGCAGTCGGTTCGACACCCTGTCCATGGGAATGAGCGGCGATTATCAGATCGCAATTGAGGAAGGCTCGACGATGATCCGGCTTGGCTCGATCTTGTTTGGGTCTCGGATAAAAGCCTGA